TGGACGGATTGTGACAGGGCATTTGGTATAAGGTTGTTCTGAAGGGACCAAGGACACCTCAGCCGGAGACAAACCTGGACCGATTGTGACAGGGCATTTGGTATAAGGTGGTTCTAAAGGGACACATGACTCCTCAGCCGGAGACAAACCTGGACGGATTGTTACAGGGCATTTGGTATAAGGCGCTTCTAAAGGGACACAGGTGACCTCAGCCCGAGACAAATCTGGAAGGATTGTAATCGGgcattttgtgttttctaaAGGGACACAGGACACCTCAGCCGGAGACAAACCTTGACGGATTGTGAGCGGGCATTTGGTACAAAGTGGTTCAAAAGGGATACAGGACACCTCATCCGGAGACAATCCTGGACGGATTGTAACAGGGCATTTGGTACAAGGTGTTTCTGAAGGGACCTAGGATACCTCAGTCGGAGACAAACCTGGACCGATTGTGACAGGGCATTTGGTATAAGGTGGTTCTAAAGGGACATAGGACACCCAGCCGGAGACAAACCTGGACGGATTATGACAGGGCATTTGGAATAAGGTGGTTTTATAGGAACACAGGACACCTCAGCCGGAGACAAACTGGACGAATTGTGACCGGGCATTTGGTACAAGGTGAACATAAGACCCTTCAGCCAGAGGTAACTTTGGGCTGATTGCGTGAGGGCATCTGGTATAAGGTTGTTTTGATTGGGCACAGGACACTTGAGCCAGAGACATCTCGGTATTGTTGTGACAGGACATTGGGTGATCAGCGGATGAGATTGGACACAGGACACTTCAGCCAGAAACAACTTGGGGCTTATTGCGTGAGGGCATCTGGTATAAGGTTGTTTTGATTGGGCACAGGACACTTGAGCCAGAGACATCACGGTAGTGTTGTGACAGGACATAGGGTGATCAGCGGATGAGATTGGACACAGGACACTTCAGCCAGAGACAACTTTGGGCTGATTGTATGAGGGCATCTGGTATAAGGATGTTTTGATTGGGCACTGGACACTCGAACCAGAGACATCTCGGCAGTGTTGTGACAGGATATTCAGTAATTAGCGGATGAGATAGGACACAAGGCCCTTCAGCCAGAGGCAACTTGGGACTGACTGCGTGAGGGCATCTGGTATAAGGATGTTTTGATTGGGAACAGGACACTTGAGCCAGAGAAAACTTGGGGCTGATTGTGTGAGGCACCTTGTATGAGGTTGTTCTGATGAGACACGGGACACTTCAGCCAGAGACAACTCGTTGGCAGTGTTGTGACAGGACATTGGGTAATGACCAGATGAGATAGGTCATATGACAGTTCAGCCAGAGACAAATTGGAACTGATTGTGACATGGTATCTGGTATAAGGTGGGTCCCATGGGATACAGGATACCTCAGCCAGAGACAACTCAAAACTTTTTGCAGTGCATCTGGTATCATATGGTTTTTATGGAACACTGGACACTTCAGCCTGAGCCAATTCAGGACTGATTTTGACAGGGAATTGTATCTTTTGCCAGAGACTAGCTATGATGGTGCACAGGGTGCTTCAGCCAGGGGCATTCAGGGCTAATGTGACAGGGCGATTGGTATTAAGTTGTTTTGATGCGACAGTGTTCACAACAGTCAGGGTAAACTCTCGAGTGAATGTGACAGGGAATTGGATATTTTGAAAGAGATTGGTTGCGACGAGACTTGGGGATGAGTTCACCCAGAGACAACTCGGGACTTTTGTGACAGGGCATTGGATATGGACTAGTTGTATGGATGAGTGGCTCTTCAGAGACAACTCTGGAATGATTGTGACAGGACATTGATATAAGAAAATTTTATTCTTTTATTATAATTTTCAAGCAAGCATATCACACAATTATGAGCATCAAAATCTATTCTCGAGGCGAGGCATTTGTATTCACAGCTTATCTTACTTATTACTATACAACCATCAGTACATTTTATCCCATCCCAAGAAAATGAAACTAGTCAAGATCCTTTTGTATTGTGACAAATACAACACAACCGGCAATATAATGTCACCTTATGTCTTTATTCTCTAAGCAATGTCACATTTAGTTAGTATCACTAATGAAATTTCCAACTCTGAGGACCATGCTAGCAGTTGACATCGCAATGTGGAAAGCATGTAATTTAGCCTGCAAGGGATCGAATACCCTGGGGCTCCTCTTCTCAATCTCCAAATCAGGAGTCATTCCCATAGCCTCCGCTTTAAGAAAAGTTTGTGAACAGACTGGGAAAATCTCTCTGAACTGCAAGCCCATTGTTGCATCGTTTTGAATCATCCCACAGCAACATTCAACAAGGATTTTTGAATAGTCTACATCAATTGATGAATTCGGCCTAGCGGTCCAATGATGGTTGGTTACATTGTCTGTAAAGTGGTGACTGTTAGGATCAAGTGTTGTTGCGACCGATTCTAGACTATGAAGGAATGTCTGGGTAACAACGCAAAGAGTTGACCTGCTGCAGGAAAAGTTTGTCATCAGTTTTTCCTCATTTGTGAGAACCTGAAAGAGGGAGTGAAAGAAACATAAACACATTGTTCAAAAGGTTTGTTGAATGTTCGTACTTTCTTCGATTTCAATGCAGAGAATGCAACTAAAATAGTAATCATCAACTGGCTTATTTGACAATGAATCACGTCAAAACTACATGAAAAAGAGTTGATGACGACACTGCGAAACCTACTGGCTTTTTAACCTGGCGCATGAAATGTATTTTGTCGCTACCTTGTCCCAAGTATTGCGTCtcttaaagaaaacttacatGATTTCTGACTGTGCTGGCCAGGCATGTCTCTAAACACCCACCACCTGGTACCATGTGTTTCTTGTAGACAGCCATCTGAAGAGTGTCAAGGCCAACACGGAATACATGCTGCAAAAGTAGGAAGATTATGTTAATTCAAATAACGAAATTTTCTTGGGCGCTCGTTCGGAGGCAGAAATGAGGCTATATCAGGTATAACTGGGGTGAAGATCACGTGTTGCGACCTATATTTATCATAAAGAGCTTGAGCTATAAAACTGACCTGTAACTCGGCAAGTGCTTCTTCATTCCGTCCATGCAGCGCCACTGTTGAGACCAGACTTTGTGATGACTTGATGTGGTAGAAATGCTTCTTGCCGAGTTCAAGGTGATCAATGGTGTCTATGTATCCGTAGCTGTCAGCAGACGTACTGGCAATCAAACTGCTTATTGGAATGCAACCTGAAATTCAAAGCGAACGTTTGATTATTTGATGTGCATATGGTTATGTCTGCTATGCGTGGACTCCCGAGTGACATCTTCCCAGGTTTTAAATCGGAtttttccttctcctagactTGTTGTCAACCAAGGTTAAGGAGACCAATCTCCCCCCCTCGACCCAGGGTTATTTAATATTTATGTGATGAATGATTAATAGTTGGAGCTTTAGAAGTGTCATACTAAGGATCAAAAtctattttgaaataattttgagacCATAAACATACACGTAATCAGTGTAATGACACTATACCATGGCAAGATCACACACAGGTATCCGTTAGCTAGAATAGTCATTGCTTTCTCATACCAACTATGAAGAATTTGCGAGTGAATAATGGATATACCTGTTAATTCTAGAACAGCCTTGGCACTCGCTGATCCCAGTCGGTCAATTGCCAAGACACCCTTCTCTCTCAGGAATTGCTGGACGGCTGGATGAATCACCTTCTGGCAAAATACTATCCCCACACCATCAGATTCGAATTTCTTGCAGAGTCTTAAAATCATCTCAATGATTCCATCTCCTAAGGTATGATCGGTGTCAGTTTCAAAAACGATATCTAGAAACTCGCCACTGTCACCAGATAATGAAATGTCTACTAAACAGCATCGGATTGCCATAGAATCGCCACGTTGCAACCTTATAAAGTCTAAATGCTGTCCAAGTTTTTCACTGTGTCGTTTTTCGAACAGCACACCAGTCATAAAGTAAGATTTCAGCGGCGAAACCCCTTCGACAGCCACAATATCAACATGACTGAAATCATTCCCCTTGGCATATTCtctgaatgttttcaaaaatgtctCCAATACCAATTGGCATACGTGATGAAGTTCGGCATCATTTAGAGAACATCCTCGTTTTGTTCCCATGATGTTTCGGAGTAACATCAACATCATATCAATGTTTGAAAAGTCTAAATCGAACTTCACGTTGCATTCTCTCGAGAGCAAAACATCCATGCAAAATTTCTTCAAATAGTCTAAAACATCACACATTAGGATCCTATTTACATCCGCCAAGTTTAGAGATATCTTGATCATGAAGAGGGAGAGTAATGATGAGAACAAACCGCCATCATTAAACTGTTGGAGATGTGTTTGAACAGCAGACGTAACGAGTTTCAGGACGGGTTTCGAGATCGTTAGCACTGGGAATAGCCGCGACGCAGACGATGTgacagtcacatgacctccAGATGCATTCTGGATCATCTTGAGGCGTCCTAGTGGACCGTAGCATGACTTGACGATGGACAGTAGGAGTGCCACACTGTCCCTTGTCTCCCTGTCCTCCAGATGTTTCTGGGAGATCTCGGACGGCTGTTGGGCAGCTACCCTGGTCCCAGGTGACACAGCAGACATCTAGAAAGAAGATAGTCATGAGTTTAAAAACAATCGAAGTGTGAAGTTTTCTAAATCACAACATGTTTGTTTTGACAAACATAAAATTTTAAATGGCCATAAAAATTAACCATTGTGCAAATGGGTTGTCTGACAGGAATACCTGTACACCAAGAAGACATTGAAAAATACCGGTCCTTAGTGAAATACTTCAACGAAAATTGCCAGAACCATAATGTAGAAGTACATAATCTGGCTGGGTGATTGGTTGGAATGGCCCTCAGAACACTTTTTCACACAGACCACACACAGGTAGAAGTTTGAGTTTCCAAAAAACAAGTATTTACCTTTTTCTAATGCCTATCTAGTCAACTCGATGAACCTGTACTCGACGGTGCAGTTGCACCATTACTTCGAGAGCTTGGGTGATGTATTTTATGATCCTTATTCTTTGCCAGATGTTGTAAAGAGTAGATGCTGATATGGAGCGTAACGAAAGCAGCTGCTGCAGCTGTGATCTTGTTTCGCATTGCCCACTGTCCTAACGACATATCACTTGCTGAAAAAGTTAAGAAGGAAATAAAAATTGGAACATTTGGCACACACAAGGTTCATTAACTGGTGAAATTGTTTTATAACTAAAacgcagtggaacctccctttatgacacctctctaataaagacaacgtctctattaaggacacttccATACTTACGTTTAACAGCACTGAAGTCGTAATCTACAAAATGGGATAAATTATCCACGATGTCCTTCACACTCTTGTCAGATGATGCAGTAGCTAAGAGCACTTTTAGAGCTCCAAACATAACAGTCCAACTGAGCTTGATAAACACACTAGGCTTTACTGAGTTTAAATGATGCGGAAACACAAGACCAGTCAATTTATATACTCTCATCCTGACGTAAATAAGGTGAACTATAATCAAGTCACCGAATGACATCATGGGTTTTACTTCAATCTAACTGCCTTATTGGGAAGTCTGCCAGTGCCAGATACCAACAGAAAAACACATGGTGACAAGTCATTTCAGGATATATGGACTAATTCTATATAGGCCATCATGTAAATCAATGACGCAAATTTAGGTAAAACTAGTCTATGTGTCAAGCGTGTATGCTCACACAACAGCTGCACTCTCTATGTTCAGCAAGGTAGTGACACAGATAGTGGCAGGCATGACACACAACACCACAAAAATTACCCTTGCCATGAGTGGTTGATAATGTCTCGAGTTCAAAGTGCTGTCTTTTATGTCACAAGGAGTAAACTTTGGCCAACTGATATTGAAAGTTCGACCAAATATACCAAACTGAGTACATGccaatgcaaatgtacatgaaaatgcaAAATGGAGCGTCCAAATAACTCTCATCGCCCTCAGATTTTGTCAATCAAAACAAGCTTGGGACTAGCCCTTTTTTCGGAAATGGCATTGAATTGTCAAGTTGCCCCCTTTCCATCTTGGCGAGAGCAATGAAACTAATGAAACTGATGAAACTAACATACCTAACAGCTTCAACTTCAGATTTTCTCTCTGCGATACGGTCAAGTTGAGTGGGGAGCTTTGCTTCTTTAAAAGGGTAGGTTCCAAGGTAGACGGCTCCAAATATGGATATGAAAGACAGGACTTTATTGTGATAGACAAAGGAAACACACTCCTTGAAGAATTTCATGTCTGTGGCGACTTCAGAAATCTGAAAAGCAATATCAAATTATGCAGGTAGATTCATGAACAGTGCTATAGAGGAAAGTTCAAAGTAACATTAACAATCATGTTCAACTGTAAATCCAAAGTAATTAGTATAAATTTCCTAAAATGACTGAACCATCCCGATGTTTGCTCTAGATCTCGCACAGAATTACTTATTTTTCTGGTTGTAAAGACACACATGACTACACAAACACCTCAAGATTACTGAATTACAGTATTTACACCCTTGTTTTCAACAAACCAACAATCTTTTAAAGATGATATAATAAAAGTGTGATGGTGAAGTATACCTTGTCTAGCACTCGGAACTTAGTTCAAACTATCTATCTACTCTTTCTTTTCTCCTGCTGAGTAAGGGGTCGGCGGTTTAGGTTCGTACTCTCCAAAACGTTCCTTTTCAAGATGTAGTCCGTATACAGAAATCCTTCTATCTCTCTCTGGAATAAACTTAGTGTTGTACTGCAAATTATACCACCAGTAATGAACTCCGATCAGAGATGGAATTGAAACAATCAAAATCTTGTATTTACGGAAGATGTTTTGGAATCCCATCATGTGTCTATGAAGGGCTGAAAATATAAATATTGGGACTTCAGCTTTTATTATAGAGCCACTATAgcttcatgcacttgattgggaacaacgtttacatgacgtagtgttggccgtcgtcacgtcaccatgcattttacattactgtaacgtgacgagacgcgacgtcttcgtaaacgttggtcccaatcaagtgcatggatctataggcCTACTCAGTGATGCGCATATATGTGCTTTGTACAACACAAGTGCATTTTTTTCCCAATTTGCATCAACCATCATGGTTGACAGTTGGGTTTTCAGACTCCTCATCTTGGTAAGAGCAATCCAggtttcaccatggtaaatcaatTCACCAAGGTCAGCAAATCACCATGACCACACCATGGGCATGGATATGGTATTGGTAAAATACGGCACTTCGTTCCCAGATATGGCGATGGTACGGTTTGCACTGCATGCATGCTGCACCTAACTGACATGACCTCGAATGCATATCTCCTTCAAGGAATACAATCTGTTGTGCTAAATTGCAAATCATGCATAAGACAAGTTGAGCCCAACCAAATATGGATATCTGGGACAGAAGTTCTTGGACAGAAGGCTCTTACTGATAGTTTTAGAATCAAATGAAATTCACTTTGGCAAATACAGTATATGCTTTCGAACTCAATGAAGCATATCGAAATTTGAACTTATCAAATGGGTGAAAATAGGTAAAATAGAGAGAAAAATCTTACGAAAATGTGATTTGCAAGGTCGCCACCATCTTTCTGGTCGTGCACGCGATTCGTTCAagtaataacaggtgacgccaccattagttcatgTGTTCCtttacacatcatgacatgctttacgcgggaaatacgaatgcgcacgtgGTGGATTAGACAACTCCAAGATATTAGACAgttttagattttaaaaaaaaggatGACCCccgatgaccacattaacttgagttcccattgcatTGAATACTTatctcagatgatcacattaccTTGAGTTCATATTAAATGGTGTATCACCGAGTATGGGCGGCTACTAGGCCTCCTCCCGCATGGGTTGTGACTTCTGATCGACCACTTCGTCCTCAAATGGTGGCGTCAGGTCTCGTTAgcgagtttttcccaaatgtacgcgatgatgattcattgataaaattacattttatcAATGAAACTCAAATGTAATATTCCACTCTTTTGTATAATATAgtcaaataatattttttgatgaaaagtctttctttgctttattAATGAATATTAACCAATAACCTTCCCGAACATTCTTCTATGCAACAATGTAAACAAGTGCGCGTGGTTTAAAAACCCGGAAGTTGCAGACGACGTAAAACAGCTGAGTTTTTGACAGCATGTCTTGGTCGAGTTGGTGCTTACCTTTCACTTGTGCCTCCTTA
Above is a window of Lineus longissimus chromosome 3, tnLinLong1.2, whole genome shotgun sequence DNA encoding:
- the LOC135485630 gene encoding molecular chaperone MKKS-like, which encodes MSAVSPGTRVAAQQPSEISQKHLEDRETRDSVALLLSIVKSCYGPLGRLKMIQNASGGHVTVTSSASRLFPVLTISKPVLKLVTSAVQTHLQQFNDGGLFSSLLSLFMIKISLNLADVNRILMCDVLDYLKKFCMDVLLSRECNVKFDLDFSNIDMMLMLLRNIMGTKRGCSLNDAELHHVCQLVLETFLKTFREYAKGNDFSHVDIVAVEGVSPLKSYFMTGVLFEKRHSEKLGQHLDFIRLQRGDSMAIRCCLVDISLSGDSGEFLDIVFETDTDHTLGDGIIEMILRLCKKFESDGVGIVFCQKVIHPAVQQFLREKGVLAIDRLGSASAKAVLELTGCIPISSLIASTSADSYGYIDTIDHLELGKKHFYHIKSSQSLVSTVALHGRNEEALAELQHVFRVGLDTLQMAVYKKHMVPGGGCLETCLASTVRNHVLTNEEKLMTNFSCSRSTLCVVTQTFLHSLESVATTLDPNSHHFTDNVTNHHWTARPNSSIDVDYSKILVECCCGMIQNDATMGLQFREIFPVCSQTFLKAEAMGMTPDLEIEKRSPRVFDPLQAKLHAFHIAMSTASMVLRVGNFISDTN